Genomic DNA from Marinobacter sp. MDS2:
CAGCACAGTGCCGTGCTCGTCGCACACTTCGCGCAGACCTTCGAGGAAGCCCGGTACCGGCGGAATGCAGTTCATGTTGCCGGCTACCGGCTCCACGATGATTGCGGCAATCTGGTCGCCCATTTCTGCGAAGGTTTTGCGCACGCCGTCGATGTCGTTGAAATCGAGGGTGAGAGTGTGTTCGGCCAAGCTGGCGGGAATACCCGGCGAGTTAGGTTCGCCCAGGGTCAGTGCGCCGGAGCCAGCTTTCACCAGCAGCGAGTCCACGTGGCCGTGGTAGCAGCCTTCAAACTTAACAATCTTGTCCCGGCCGGTGTAACCGCGTGCCAGGCGAATGGCGCTCATGGTGGCTTCGGTACCGGAGTTGACCATGCGCACCATGTCGATAGAGGGCACCAGTTCGCACACCTTCTTCGCCATGTCGGTTTCGATGGCGGTCGGAGCGCCGTAGCCTACACCCAGATCGACCTGTGCGTGCAGAGCCTCTTTGATGCGCGGGTCGGAATGGCCCAGAATCATCGGGCCCCAGGAGCCGATGAAGTCGATGTAGCGCTTGTCGTCTTCATCGTATAAATAAGCGCCTTCGGCATGTTTGAAAAACACCGGGGTGCCGCCCACGCCGCGAAATGCCCGAACCGGAGAGTTAACACCACCGGGGATGTACTTTTGTGCCTGTTCGAACAGTTCTTCAGAGTGACTCATGGATTACTCCTGTTAGTTGGAATGTGTCGATAATGGATGATGCAAAGCCACCAGTTGCCTGAACTGTCTGGCTTTGGCTTCAATGTCTGCGGGGCTACCCCCGAACAATCCGCCCACTACCGCAATAAGGTCGGCGCCGGCCCGAATCAGTGGTTCTGCATTCTCGGTCGTGATGCCGCCAATGGCTGTCACAGGAAGCGCCAGACGACGTGCCTCGCTCAGCACGTTAACGTCCGCACGGGGTGCGCCGGGCTTTGTGCCGGATTGATAAAAACGTCCAAAGGCTAAATAGTCTGCACCTCCGGCTTTGGCAATTTCGGCCAGCTCCATATGCTGGTGGCAGGTAATGCCAATAATGGCAGTTTGCCCCAGCAGCTTTCGGGCATCGGCCAAAGCCCAGTCGTCTTGCCCCAAGTGAACGCCTTGCGCACCCACGCGGTGCGCCAGTTCCGGGTCATCGTTGATGAGAAGCGGTACTCCGGCGTTCTGGCAAAGACTGACCAGATCCGTCGCCTGGCTCAGGCGTTCGGTGGTCGTTGAAAGCTTGTCCCGATATTGAACCAACACAGCGCCGCCGGCTAGCGCGGCTTCTACGGACTGCAGCAAACGATCCGGGGGCGTAAGGCGGTTGTCGGTGATGGCGTACAAACCGGGGCGCAGGTGTGGCTTTAACGTTCCCACGGGATACCCCGGTTTGGTACTCGCTGCCCTTGGCCGATGGTCAAGGCACTCAGGAGCGTGCGGCTGACGTAGTTCTGCGCTTGGGATATGGCCGCCCGGGCGGACAGTCCGCTGGCGATACCGGCCGATATGGCGGCGGCCAACGTACACCCGGTGCCGTGGTATTCGTTGGCACCAATCCGCTCTAACTGCCAGTTCATGGGGTCCTGCCCGGTGCTATATAGGGTATTGATAATGTGTGGCCCGGTGCCGTGACCGCCGGTCGCGAGGACCGATTTGCAGCCCGCTGAGAGCAACTTGTCGGCGGCTTGGCTTTCGCTGTCACAATCGCCCAGTTGCAGGAGCTCTACCCCGTTCGGTGTGATCATTTCGGCTCGGGCAAACAGTGAGCCTTTCATCGCCTTGACCAGTTCGTCATCGGCCAGGTCTCCGCCGCCAGCTGCTTTGATCACAGGGTCCACGATCAGCGGTAACTCCGGGTGGCTATCGAGAAACTCCATGAGCACGTTGACCACTGCGGCGTTGCCCATGGCGCCGGTTTTAACCGCGTGTATGGGGATGTCTTTGTCCAGACACTCAAGTTGCTGCCTGATGATTGCAGGATCAATGGCTTCGGCGCCATACACATTTTTGGTGTCTTGTACGGTCAGGCAGGTCAGCACGGGCAACGGGTGCCCGCCCAGCGATGTAATGGCCTGTATGTCTGCCTGAATGCCTGCGCCGCCGGAAGGGTCGAGCCCGGACAGCACCAGAACGTGGGGGCGGGAGTAACTGTTAATAGTGAACCTCCTTAAAAAGGCTTAACAACAGCAAGAATGACAACCGCGAGCAGTATGAAGACCGGCAGTTCGTTGAACCAGCGGTAGAACACGTGGCTGCGGGTATTGTTGTCGTCACGGAATACTTTTACCAAGTGGCCGCAGTAGAAGTGGTACACGATCAACAGGACCACCAGCAACAGTTTGGCGTGCAGCCAACCCTGGCTGAAGTAACCAGACACGTTGTAGCTGAGCAACCACACACCAAATATGACGGTCGCAATCATCGAAGGGGTGGTAATGCCCCGGTACAGCTTGCGTTCCATGATCTTGAAACGCTCCTGCCCCGGTTTGTCTTCGCACGCCGCGTGGTAAACAAAGAGGCGGGGTAAGTAGAAGATGCCGGCAAACCAGCACACCAGTGAAATGATATGAAACGCTTTAACCCATAACATGTGTTAGCTCCGGCGGTATTGGTAGTAACTTTCGATATCGGATGGCAGCACAACGCCATAAATCCGTTGGATCATGGGGGCGACATGGCGCTGCACGTAGAGCGCTTCTGCCTTGGTTTGGTCAAATTCATTAAGCGCTTGCTCCAGCGTGGCCTGATACTGGACAGGCGCAACGTCCCGCCGGTTGGCTGGTATTTGCATCAAATCCAGACTCTCGGGCAGCTCAGAGGCCTCTTCCGCGTTTTGCTCGTTAAACTCTTCAAGGTAGCGCGCCAAGTCAACGGCGGGCAGCAATGACGTGGGGCCGTTGTTGCCATCCACCAACAGCCACTTTGGTTCTGATGAAAGCGCTTTGCGCGCCTCCTCGAGGGTGAGTTGACGTTCGATACGAAGGATATTCCGGTCCATAATGGCGCCAACGGATACTCGCCTTAACGCCTGGGTAACCGGCGAGTTCTGGTAACTTAGCCCTTGGCTCTTCAGCACTGTGATGAACAACGACTTCTTGCCGAACGCTTCGCTGGTGACTAGGCTCGCTGTGGTAATAATCAGCATGCCGGGCAGGATGATGTTGGGGTTATGGGTGAGTTCCAGCAGTGCCATGAGTGCTGCCAGAGGCGCGTGCAACACGGCTCCCATCATGGCACCCATGCCGAGCATGGCGTAAAAGCCGACAGACGACGCCACTTCCGGGGCAAAAGCCGCGCCGATCAGCCCCATAGCGCCGCCCAAGGTTGCGCCGATGAAAAGCGTGGGGCCGATCACCCCGCTTGGCATGCCGAGCCCGATCGAGGTTCCGGTAATCAGCAATTTGGCCACGCCTGCGCCCAACAGCAGCCAGAAGCCGAGCTGGCCGTTTATGGTGTCGCCCACGGTGTCGTAGCCAATGCCCATGGTTTCAGGCACAAAGATCGCAAATGGCACCATCAGCAGGCCGGCCAGGAAAATGCGCAATAAAACTGGGCGGTGGTGGTAGCGCCCGAGGCTATCCACCAATTGAATAAAAGCGGCGGCTGCAATGCCGATCAACACCGCGATGGCGAGTATCCAGGGGATCTCAAGCAGAGAGTTCATGGTCAGCGCCGGGACACTAAACGCGGGCTCTGTGCCATAGACCAGTTGGGTAACGATGGCGGCGCTCACCGCAGATAAAATGATCGGGGTAAAGCCGGCGATGGTGTATTCCATCATGACCACTTCCATGGCGAAGATAACGCCGGAGATCGGGGTGTTGAATGATGCTGAAATAGCCGCTGCGCAGCCACAGGCAACCAACGTTCGGATGCTGTTGTTAGGCAGCCGCATCCATTGTCCGAGAATACTGGAGAAAGCCGCGCCGAGATGTACCGCCGGTCCCTCTCGGCCAGCCGATTGGCCGCTGACAACCGTGGTAACGCCTGCGATAAATTGAACGATGGCACTTTTGAGGGAGATATAGCCCTGATGGTAGTTTAAGCGTTCCATGACATGGGCTATCCCTACTTTGCGGTCATGAATGCTCAGTTTGTGTAAAAACAACCCGAGCGCCACTGCGCCGGCAAGAGGTAAAATGCCTCGGGTAAGAATGTCCAGATCTTCAAAGTTTTCCGAACCGTTGCCTGGGAAAAAGTAGTCCAGAGGCCATTCAATGGCGAAGCGGAACAAAAGGATCACAGCACCGGTTACAATGCCGGAAAGCAAACCAAGGACGGCCAGCTGAGGAAGGGCATCCACACCGGCGAGCCTTCCTCGGAAAACGTGTATCAGGTTTTCCGTAACCTGTTGCCTGATGTTGCGCATGCGGACTGAGTTCCGGTTGTTCGAACAAGTCGTTCAGAAAGATTGGACCCCATTGTAGCTTTGGGTGTGCAGGCTGCAATAAGTCATTGGTTTATCATGTTAGACTAACGCCAAATTCTGACCAGAGTACGTTGGAGAAGAGAGTGATTAAAGTAGGCATCGTTGGTGGTACCGGGTACACAGGTGTAGAGCTGTTGAGGATTCTCGCGGTTCATCCTGAGGTTGAAGTGCAGTGCATCACTTCGCGTTCCGAGGCAGGTATGCCCGTAGCGGATATGTACCCTAACTTGCGAGGTCACTTTGATTTGGCCTTCTCCGAGCCTGATCCCGCGCAGCTGGCGGAGTGTGACCTGGTGTTTTTTGCAACGCCTCACGGTGTAGCGGCTCGAATGGTGCCTGAGTTGATGAAAGCTGGCACCCGGGTGGTCGATCTTTCCGCGGACTTCCGCCTGAAAGATCTGGATGTCTGGGAGAAGTGGTACGGGATGCCCCATGCAAGCCCGGAGTGGGCTGAGAAAGCCGTTTATGGCCTGCCCGAAGTGGCACGTGAAGAAATCCGCAAGGCGCAACTGGTGGCGAATCCCGGGTGTTACCCCACCGCCGTTCAGTTGGGTTTTCTGCCGCTGCTTGAAAACGGCCTGGTGGATCCATCATGGTTGATTGCGGACGCCAAGTCGGGCGCCAGTGGTGCAGGGCGTCAGGCCAATGCGGGCATGCTGCACGGTGAGATTGGTGAAAGCTTCAAAACTTACGGTGCTTCGGGTCACCGCCACCTGCCTGAGATTCGCCAAGGCTTGGGCGAAGCCGCCGGGGCAAATGTGGGGGTAACCTTTGTTCCCCACCTGCTGCCGATGATCCGGGGTATTGAGGCGACGCTCTATGCCGAGCTGAAAGAGACGGCCGATTTTGATCGATTGCAGGCTTTGTTTGAAGAGCGTTATCAGAACGAGCCATTTGTCGATGTCATGCCGTTTGGCAGTCATCCGGAAACCCGCAGTGTGCGGGGCGCAAACCATTGCCGCATGGCACTGCACCGTCAGGAACAAAGCAACGTAGTGATCGTTACTTCTGTGATCGATAATTTGGTGAAAGGAGCGGCCGGGCAAGCCGTGCAGAATATGAATATCATGTTTGGGCTGGATGAGCGGCTGGGACTGAATGCGCCAGCCATGCTGCCCTGAGGCTGATTTGTGAGCGAGACGCCAAAGCCCTCAGAAGAATACGTTGTTATCCGGCACCGGCGCGGCTACCGT
This window encodes:
- the hemL gene encoding glutamate-1-semialdehyde 2,1-aminomutase, translated to MSHSEELFEQAQKYIPGGVNSPVRAFRGVGGTPVFFKHAEGAYLYDEDDKRYIDFIGSWGPMILGHSDPRIKEALHAQVDLGVGYGAPTAIETDMAKKVCELVPSIDMVRMVNSGTEATMSAIRLARGYTGRDKIVKFEGCYHGHVDSLLVKAGSGALTLGEPNSPGIPASLAEHTLTLDFNDIDGVRKTFAEMGDQIAAIIVEPVAGNMNCIPPVPGFLEGLREVCDEHGTVLIFDEVMTGFRVSLGGAQGLFGVTPDLTALGKVIGGGLPVGAFGGKREIMEHISPLGPVYQAGTLSGNPLAMAAGLTTLNAISESGFHDRLIEKTNRVRDGIKAAADEAGIPLAVQSAGAMFGFFFTNESSVTSFAQVMECDAERFKKFFQGMLAEGVYLAPSAFEASFVCAALSEDDIEFTLAAARKVMTTL
- the thiE gene encoding thiamine phosphate synthase, with the translated sequence MGTLKPHLRPGLYAITDNRLTPPDRLLQSVEAALAGGAVLVQYRDKLSTTTERLSQATDLVSLCQNAGVPLLINDDPELAHRVGAQGVHLGQDDWALADARKLLGQTAIIGITCHQHMELAEIAKAGGADYLAFGRFYQSGTKPGAPRADVNVLSEARRLALPVTAIGGITTENAEPLIRAGADLIAVVGGLFGGSPADIEAKARQFRQLVALHHPLSTHSN
- a CDS encoding hydroxymethylpyrimidine/phosphomethylpyrimidine kinase codes for the protein MLSGLDPSGGAGIQADIQAITSLGGHPLPVLTCLTVQDTKNVYGAEAIDPAIIRQQLECLDKDIPIHAVKTGAMGNAAVVNVLMEFLDSHPELPLIVDPVIKAAGGGDLADDELVKAMKGSLFARAEMITPNGVELLQLGDCDSESQAADKLLSAGCKSVLATGGHGTGPHIINTLYSTGQDPMNWQLERIGANEYHGTGCTLAAAISAGIASGLSARAAISQAQNYVSRTLLSALTIGQGQRVPNRGIPWER
- the hemJ gene encoding protoporphyrinogen oxidase HemJ; amino-acid sequence: MLWVKAFHIISLVCWFAGIFYLPRLFVYHAACEDKPGQERFKIMERKLYRGITTPSMIATVIFGVWLLSYNVSGYFSQGWLHAKLLLVVLLIVYHFYCGHLVKVFRDDNNTRSHVFYRWFNELPVFILLAVVILAVVKPF
- a CDS encoding chloride channel protein, with protein sequence MRNIRQQVTENLIHVFRGRLAGVDALPQLAVLGLLSGIVTGAVILLFRFAIEWPLDYFFPGNGSENFEDLDILTRGILPLAGAVALGLFLHKLSIHDRKVGIAHVMERLNYHQGYISLKSAIVQFIAGVTTVVSGQSAGREGPAVHLGAAFSSILGQWMRLPNNSIRTLVACGCAAAISASFNTPISGVIFAMEVVMMEYTIAGFTPIILSAVSAAIVTQLVYGTEPAFSVPALTMNSLLEIPWILAIAVLIGIAAAAFIQLVDSLGRYHHRPVLLRIFLAGLLMVPFAIFVPETMGIGYDTVGDTINGQLGFWLLLGAGVAKLLITGTSIGLGMPSGVIGPTLFIGATLGGAMGLIGAAFAPEVASSVGFYAMLGMGAMMGAVLHAPLAALMALLELTHNPNIILPGMLIITTASLVTSEAFGKKSLFITVLKSQGLSYQNSPVTQALRRVSVGAIMDRNILRIERQLTLEEARKALSSEPKWLLVDGNNGPTSLLPAVDLARYLEEFNEQNAEEASELPESLDLMQIPANRRDVAPVQYQATLEQALNEFDQTKAEALYVQRHVAPMIQRIYGVVLPSDIESYYQYRRS
- the argC gene encoding N-acetyl-gamma-glutamyl-phosphate reductase; translation: MIKVGIVGGTGYTGVELLRILAVHPEVEVQCITSRSEAGMPVADMYPNLRGHFDLAFSEPDPAQLAECDLVFFATPHGVAARMVPELMKAGTRVVDLSADFRLKDLDVWEKWYGMPHASPEWAEKAVYGLPEVAREEIRKAQLVANPGCYPTAVQLGFLPLLENGLVDPSWLIADAKSGASGAGRQANAGMLHGEIGESFKTYGASGHRHLPEIRQGLGEAAGANVGVTFVPHLLPMIRGIEATLYAELKETADFDRLQALFEERYQNEPFVDVMPFGSHPETRSVRGANHCRMALHRQEQSNVVIVTSVIDNLVKGAAGQAVQNMNIMFGLDERLGLNAPAMLP